From the genome of Hymenobacter sp. PAMC 26628, one region includes:
- a CDS encoding PQQ-dependent sugar dehydrogenase: MKNYSLFLAGALLALAACKKDGDSATPQSTDFLTTTLTPAVSTIRVAGLPAPYATTVATNYPQVLMKRPAGATLQVPAGYVVNIFRERVMNGRGLAIAPNGDVFVAQGDNNQIMVLRANSTGAADSVGTWASQGLLDRPMGLAFQGNYLYVACSGAVYRYDYASGQTKASGAPTKLVTIPEGGQHAYRTLLILNNKMYVPIGSSQNVAVEQDTRATVQEFNLDGSGGLTYASGTRSPLGIDVNPARPGEIWLAVNERDELGDGLVPDYATVLPRGSFFGYPWVYLAPTNRDPRISGPLPAQVASTRTPEVLFEPHSAAIGLAFYTGAMFPADARNDLFIAMRGSWNRSVGTGYKVVRVRMNKMTGAPATAGPDGRGASYEDFVTGWQLNPGQAGTPQVWGRPVGVITAADGSLLIADDGAGVIWRVSYRG; encoded by the coding sequence ATGAAAAACTACAGCTTATTCCTAGCGGGCGCGCTGCTGGCCCTGGCGGCTTGCAAGAAAGACGGCGATAGCGCCACCCCGCAGTCCACGGATTTTCTGACGACGACGCTCACGCCCGCCGTGTCGACTATTCGGGTGGCGGGCCTGCCAGCTCCGTATGCCACCACCGTGGCCACCAACTACCCCCAGGTGCTGATGAAGCGCCCGGCCGGGGCCACGCTGCAGGTGCCGGCCGGCTACGTTGTCAACATCTTTCGGGAACGGGTAATGAATGGCCGCGGGCTGGCCATCGCCCCCAACGGCGACGTGTTCGTGGCCCAGGGCGATAATAACCAGATTATGGTGCTGCGCGCCAATTCGACCGGGGCCGCCGACTCGGTGGGCACCTGGGCCTCGCAGGGCCTGCTGGACCGGCCGATGGGCCTGGCTTTTCAGGGCAATTACCTCTACGTGGCCTGCTCGGGGGCCGTCTACCGCTACGACTACGCCAGCGGCCAGACCAAAGCCAGCGGGGCTCCCACCAAGCTGGTGACCATCCCCGAAGGGGGCCAGCACGCCTACCGGACGCTGCTGATTCTGAACAACAAGATGTACGTGCCCATTGGCTCGTCGCAGAACGTGGCGGTGGAGCAGGACACCCGCGCCACGGTGCAGGAGTTCAACCTCGATGGCAGCGGGGGCCTCACCTACGCGTCGGGCACGCGCAGCCCGCTGGGCATCGACGTGAACCCGGCCCGGCCCGGCGAAATCTGGCTGGCCGTGAACGAGCGCGACGAGCTGGGCGACGGCCTCGTGCCCGACTACGCCACGGTGCTGCCCCGCGGCAGCTTCTTTGGCTACCCCTGGGTGTACCTGGCCCCCACCAACCGCGACCCCCGCATCAGCGGCCCGCTGCCGGCTCAGGTGGCCAGCACCCGCACCCCGGAGGTGCTGTTTGAGCCGCACTCGGCCGCCATCGGCCTCGCCTTCTACACCGGCGCGATGTTTCCGGCCGACGCCCGCAACGACCTGTTCATCGCCATGCGCGGCTCCTGGAACCGCTCGGTGGGCACCGGCTACAAGGTGGTGCGCGTGCGCATGAACAAGATGACGGGCGCGCCCGCCACCGCCGGCCCCGACGGGCGCGGGGCCAGCTACGAGGACTTCGTGACGGGCTGGCAGCTCAACCCCGGCCAGGCGGGCACCCCGCAGGTGTGGGGCCGCCCGGTGGGCGTCATCACGGCCGCCGACGGCTCGCTGCTCATCGCCGACGACGGGGCGGGCGTCATCTGGCGCGTGAGCTACCGCGGCTAG
- a CDS encoding helix-turn-helix domain-containing protein, whose product MRAPLALTPDEVTTLDACSHHARHPRQRRRAQAVLGHHRGQTLNQLAAFFAVRYATVHGWLSAWRGQGLAGLLEGQRAGRPPKLPPAAQKK is encoded by the coding sequence ATGCGCGCCCCCCTTGCCTTAACCCCCGACGAAGTCACCACCCTCGACGCGTGTAGCCACCACGCCCGCCATCCCCGCCAGCGCCGCCGCGCCCAAGCCGTACTGGGCCACCACCGGGGCCAGACCCTGAACCAATTGGCGGCCTTCTTTGCCGTCCGCTACGCCACCGTCCACGGGTGGCTCAGCGCGTGGCGCGGCCAGGGCCTGGCGGGCCTGCTCGAAGGCCAACGGGCCGGCCGGCCCCCCAAACTGCCCCCGGCGGCCCAAAAAAAGTAA
- a CDS encoding IS630 family transposase: MRRWIPRLRRAFGIKLHLSTLRRLARAAGYAWKRCRRSLRAQRDPAAFAACQARLRDLHRAEACGEVAVVSVDECRCSRQAPVPYAWQRRGQPPVALPAVRGRGGHAVLGFWQAHAPGQPLQAYVRAGALTADLFVLAVTDFAQSLDRPTVLVLDNASIHRAHVVRACHAAWAAKGLSLLFLPPYSPELNRIELLWHRCKHYWVRPEDYQSDHTLLQRIEHVLIRIGKNYTVTFA; the protein is encoded by the coding sequence TTGCGGCGCTGGATTCCGCGCCTGCGCCGCGCCTTTGGCATCAAGCTGCACCTGAGCACGTTGCGCCGGCTGGCGCGCGCCGCCGGCTACGCCTGGAAGCGCTGCCGGCGCTCCTTGCGGGCCCAGCGCGACCCGGCCGCTTTTGCCGCCTGCCAAGCCCGGTTGCGGGACCTGCACCGGGCCGAGGCCTGCGGCGAAGTGGCCGTGGTCTCCGTCGACGAGTGCCGCTGCTCGCGCCAGGCCCCCGTGCCCTACGCCTGGCAGCGCCGCGGCCAGCCCCCGGTAGCGCTGCCCGCCGTACGCGGCCGCGGCGGACATGCCGTGCTGGGCTTCTGGCAGGCCCACGCCCCCGGCCAGCCCCTGCAGGCCTACGTGCGGGCCGGGGCCCTCACCGCCGACCTGTTCGTGCTGGCCGTCACGGACTTCGCCCAGTCCCTGGACCGCCCCACCGTCCTGGTGCTGGACAACGCCTCGATTCACCGGGCCCACGTGGTCCGCGCCTGCCACGCCGCATGGGCGGCGAAGGGCCTGAGCCTGCTGTTCTTGCCGCCCTACAGCCCGGAACTCAACCGTATCGAACTGCTCTGGCACCGCTGCAAGCACTATTGGGTGCGGCCGGAGGACTACCAATCCGACCACACCTTGCTTCAACGCATCGAACACGTCCTGATCCGAATCGGAAAAAATTATACGGTTACTTTTGCGTGA
- a CDS encoding YoaK family protein — translation MATISSGPAAAAGPAAVPAAAPAPAAAAGPAIALLATQSFTLALVTLSGYVDAISYLRYDKLYVSFMSGNTTALGVALAQHSASKIVLLFGVVALYVTGVMGGNLLSRWAGQWSRTLVLLVVAALLLGAGAWPAGAIACLALAMGVLTATVHKEGSVSVSLGYVTGTLMQIGRGLADLVSGHAPAKGWPGLFSVWLAFVGGALAGGALLVQRGALALPVAVGGSLLLALLARRVRDTK, via the coding sequence ATGGCAACTATTTCTTCTGGCCCCGCCGCGGCGGCCGGCCCAGCCGCCGTGCCCGCGGCGGCCCCTGCCCCGGCCGCGGCGGCTGGGCCGGCCATCGCGCTCCTAGCTACACAGAGCTTCACGCTGGCGCTGGTGACGCTCTCGGGCTACGTCGATGCCATCAGCTACCTGCGCTATGACAAGCTGTACGTCTCGTTTATGAGCGGCAACACCACCGCGCTGGGCGTGGCCCTGGCCCAGCACAGCGCCAGCAAAATCGTGCTGCTGTTCGGGGTCGTCGCCCTGTACGTGACGGGCGTGATGGGCGGCAACCTGCTCTCCCGTTGGGCCGGGCAGTGGAGCCGCACGCTCGTTTTGCTTGTGGTGGCCGCCTTGCTGTTGGGGGCCGGGGCCTGGCCGGCCGGGGCCATTGCCTGTCTCGCGCTGGCAATGGGCGTGCTCACGGCCACGGTGCACAAGGAAGGCAGCGTGTCGGTCAGCCTGGGGTACGTGACGGGCACGCTCATGCAAATCGGCCGGGGCCTGGCCGACCTGGTGAGCGGCCACGCCCCGGCGAAAGGCTGGCCGGGGCTCTTCTCGGTCTGGCTGGCCTTTGTTGGCGGGGCCCTGGCCGGGGGCGCGCTGCTGGTGCAGCGGGGGGCGCTGGCGCTGCCGGTGGCCGTTGGCGGTAGCCTGCTGCTGGCCCTGCTGGCCCGGCGCGTGCGCGACACCAAGTAG
- a CDS encoding oxalate decarboxylase family bicupin, which produces MASPQPAAPDLAPPAAPIPQPLDGARGGTDPGPRNLERDRQNPDLLAAPITDHGTVPNLRYSFSDSHNRLEPGGWAREVTELALPIATELAGVNMRLNGGEHETGVREMHWHKQAEWAYMTVGRARITAIDEQGRNFVDDVGVGDLWYFPPGIPHSIQALAEGCEFLLVFDDGTFSENDTFLLTDWLAHVPRSVIAKNFGVPEASLKNLPTKEWWIFPAPAPGPLDQDRIASPQGASPTQYSYHMSDQKPQQLPGGTATIVDSSVFPISKTVAAALVEVEPGGMRELHWHSNTDEWQYYLEGQARMGVFASGGKARTFDFQAGDVGAVPFAMGHYIENTGTTTLRFLEVFKSARYADFSLNQWLALTPPALVKAHLQLGDDFIAHLQKKAAVVVKG; this is translated from the coding sequence ATGGCTTCCCCCCAACCCGCCGCCCCGGACCTCGCGCCGCCGGCCGCCCCCATCCCCCAACCGCTGGACGGTGCCCGCGGCGGTACCGACCCCGGCCCGCGCAACCTTGAGCGCGACCGGCAGAACCCTGACCTGCTCGCTGCCCCCATCACCGACCACGGCACGGTGCCGAACTTGCGCTACTCGTTCTCCGACTCGCACAACCGCCTCGAACCCGGCGGCTGGGCCCGCGAGGTGACCGAGCTGGCCCTGCCCATTGCCACGGAGCTGGCCGGCGTGAACATGCGCCTCAACGGGGGCGAGCACGAAACCGGCGTGCGCGAAATGCACTGGCACAAGCAGGCCGAGTGGGCCTACATGACGGTGGGCCGCGCCCGCATCACGGCCATCGACGAGCAGGGCCGCAACTTCGTGGACGACGTGGGGGTAGGGGACCTGTGGTACTTCCCGCCCGGCATCCCGCACTCCATTCAGGCCCTGGCCGAAGGCTGCGAGTTTCTGCTGGTGTTCGACGACGGCACGTTTTCCGAAAACGACACCTTTTTGCTCACCGACTGGCTCGCGCACGTGCCCCGCTCGGTGATTGCCAAGAACTTTGGCGTGCCGGAGGCGTCGCTGAAGAACCTGCCCACCAAGGAGTGGTGGATTTTCCCGGCCCCCGCGCCCGGCCCGCTCGACCAAGACCGCATCGCCTCCCCGCAGGGCGCCTCGCCGACGCAGTATTCCTACCACATGTCGGACCAGAAGCCCCAGCAGCTGCCCGGCGGCACGGCCACCATCGTGGATTCGAGCGTTTTTCCCATCTCGAAGACCGTGGCCGCCGCGCTGGTGGAAGTCGAGCCGGGCGGGATGCGCGAGCTGCACTGGCACTCGAACACCGACGAGTGGCAGTACTACCTGGAAGGGCAGGCCCGCATGGGCGTGTTCGCTTCGGGCGGCAAGGCCCGCACCTTCGATTTCCAGGCCGGCGACGTGGGGGCCGTGCCCTTCGCCATGGGCCACTACATCGAGAACACCGGCACGACCACGCTGCGCTTTCTGGAAGTGTTCAAGAGCGCGCGCTACGCCGATTTCTCGCTCAATCAGTGGCTGGCCCTAACCCCGCCCGCGCTGGTGAAAGCCCACTTGCAGCTGGGCGACGACTTTATCGCGCACCTGCAAAAGAAGGCGGCCGTCGTGGTCAAGGGCTAA